The following coding sequences lie in one bacterium genomic window:
- a CDS encoding FHA domain-containing protein, with translation MICPYCKMDIEEDSYFCDQCGQEILMCPNCNKPGKGKMCTHDGTPLVTARIKGGVSTDLSVDQRISYGITPFPTIGAPSILTPATELHLINKNLNLDLKIENDEIIGRTTGRFMDTFSKFSQVSKQHCQIKFDQKQGWVAIDLDSTNGTKYNNIPLKQGQHQPLTDKSFLLIANIEFYIEIRSKDEKDKTTRI, from the coding sequence ATGATATGCCCTTATTGTAAAATGGATATAGAGGAGGATTCATATTTCTGTGACCAATGCGGTCAAGAAATATTAATGTGCCCTAATTGTAATAAGCCTGGTAAAGGGAAGATGTGTACCCATGATGGGACTCCATTGGTCACTGCAAGGATAAAGGGAGGAGTATCTACTGATTTGTCTGTTGACCAAAGGATTTCTTATGGGATAACTCCATTTCCCACAATAGGAGCCCCATCAATCCTCACGCCTGCTACGGAACTTCATTTGATAAATAAGAACCTCAACCTTGATTTAAAGATAGAGAATGATGAGATAATTGGACGGACAACAGGCAGGTTTATGGATACCTTCAGCAAATTCTCGCAGGTATCAAAACAGCACTGTCAAATCAAATTTGACCAGAAACAGGGCTGGGTGGCTATTGACCTTGACTCTACAAATGGCACTAAATATAACAATATCCCCCTAAAACAGGGGCAACATCAACCACTAACAGATAAATCCTTTCTTTTAATCGCTAACATAGAATTTTACATAGAGATAAGAAGCAAGGATGAAAAGGATAAAACTACAAGGATATAA
- a CDS encoding protein phosphatase 2C domain-containing protein has translation MELRIKAVTDTGCVRDHNEDRILIGDEILREGDKEIEINLNDNPKYFVAIADGMGGHNAGEVASEMVLELMREKINSFESGLTENELSKKIKDWTYEIHSHILEEGNRSPERKGMGTTLVGILCYENSAYYLNVGDSRLYRLRDECLVQISKDHSLRELTGDNNLPSNIILNSFGGGDKVFVDFAPVSKRIFEGDILLLCSDGLSDMLTDDEIEMILNSGEDSVNKLLTEAKNKGGEDNISIISITIGMNGNLS, from the coding sequence ATGGAATTAAGAATTAAGGCTGTAACTGATACGGGTTGCGTAAGAGACCATAATGAAGATAGAATTTTAATCGGAGATGAAATCCTGAGAGAAGGTGATAAGGAGATAGAGATAAATCTTAACGATAACCCAAAGTATTTTGTAGCGATAGCTGATGGTATGGGAGGACATAACGCAGGGGAAGTCGCCAGCGAGATGGTTTTAGAGTTGATGCGTGAAAAAATTAACTCTTTTGAATCAGGATTGACAGAAAATGAACTAAGCAAGAAAATCAAAGATTGGACTTATGAAATTCATTCCCATATTTTAGAAGAAGGCAATAGAAGCCCTGAAAGAAAAGGTATGGGCACAACCTTAGTGGGAATATTGTGTTATGAAAACTCTGCGTATTATCTCAATGTTGGTGATAGCAGGTTGTATAGATTAAGAGATGAGTGTCTTGTCCAAATATCTAAAGACCATTCCCTAAGAGAACTAACAGGGGATAACAATCTTCCATCAAATATCATTCTGAATTCCTTTGGTGGAGGCGATAAAGTCTTTGTTGATTTTGCTCCTGTGAGCAAGAGGATATTTGAGGGAGATATTTTACTATTATGCAGTGATGGGTTATCCGATATGCTTACTGATGATGAGATAGAAATGATTTTAAATAGTGGTGAGGATTCTGTGAACAAACTTTTAACTGAGGCAAAAAACAAAGGTGGAGAAGATAATATTTCTATTATTTCAATAACTATTGGCATGAATGGTAACCTTTCATAA